In the Sebastes fasciatus isolate fSebFas1 chromosome 20, fSebFas1.pri, whole genome shotgun sequence genome, one interval contains:
- the LOC141758486 gene encoding carnitine O-palmitoyltransferase 1, liver isoform isoform X2, whose protein sequence is MAEAHQAVAFQFTVTPDGIDLRLSHQALTEIYLSGVRSWKKRIIGLKNSVITGVYPASPSSWLFVVIAILATMYTRSDPSMGLIAKIQEHLPVSQSMSSQCRTLVSAVLFSTMLWLLLIFTMRMCLKQLLSYHRWMFEKHGKMSNTTKVWVALVRIFSGRKPLLYSYQGSLPNLPVPLIKDTVRRHLESVRPLMDDTEYERMTKLAAEFESSLANRLQWYLKLKALWATNYVSDWWEEYVYLRGRSPIMVNSNFYGMDFMYVTPTPIQAARAGNSLHAFFLYRRKLNKEEIKPTFIPGIAIPLCSAQHERLFNTTRIPGEEIVVVEVCGSLLFLSI, encoded by the exons ATGGCGGAAGCCCACCAGGCGGTGGCCTTCCAGTTCACGGTCACCCCAGACGGCATTGATCTGCGGCTATCCCACCAGGCCCTCACTGAGATCTACCTCTCTGGCGTGCGCTCCTGGAAGAAGCGCATCATCGGGCTCAAG AACAGCGTGATAACGGGAGTATATCCTGCCAGTCCTTCCTCCTGGCTCTTTGTGGTCATAGCAATCCTGGCTACTATGTACACGCGCTCCGACCCCTCCATGGGACTCATAGCCAAGATACAGGAGCACCTGCCAGTCAG CCAGTCGATGAGCTCCCAGTGCCGGACGTTGGTGTCAGCGGTGCTCTTCAGCACCATGCTGTGGCTGTTGCTCATCTTCACCATGCGCATGTGCCTCAAGCAGCTTCTCTCCTACCACCGCTGGATGTTCGAGAAGCACGGCAAGATGTCCAACACCACCAAAGTCTGGGTG GCGCTGGTGCGGATCTTCTCTGGCAGAAAGCCTCTGCTCTACAGTTACCAGGGTTCGCTGCCAAACTTGCCGGTGCCTCTCATCAAGGACACAGTCAGGAGG CACCTGGAATCAGTGCGTCCGCTGATGGATGACACAGAGTACGAACGCATGACCAAGCTGGCGGCAGAGTTTGAGAGCAGCCTCGCTAACCGCCTGCAGTGGTACCTCAAACTCAAAGCTCTCTGGGCCACCAACTAC GTCAGTGACTGGTGGGAGGAATACGTCTATCTACGGGGACGGAGCCCAATAATGGTCAACAGTAACTTTTATGGCATG GACTTCATGTATGTGACGCCCACACCCATCCAGGCGGCCAGGGCGGGCAACAGCCTTCACGCATTCTTCCTATACCGCCGCAAACTCAACAAAGAAGAAATCAAACCT ACCTTTATACCAGGCATTGCCATTCCTCTGTGTTCCGCTCAGCATGAGAGGCTATTCAACACCACACGCATTCCTGGAGAGGAGATCG TGGTTGTTGAGGTCTGCGGTTCCTTGCTGTTCCTATCAATTTGA